The genomic window TGATGACGTTGTGGCCGCTGCTGTTCACCGAGGAGTAGAGGATGCCGTACTGGCCGCGGGAGGCGTCCCAGTAGGCCTCGGGGGCCCAGCTGTGGGTGTCGGTCATGTCGTGCAGCTTCAGCAGGCGGTAGCCGGTGAAGGTGCGCAGGTCGGTGGAGTCCCAGACGTGGATGTTGACGCTGTCGCGGGTCCAGTCGGTGCCCGACAGGTCCGTCGCCAGGACGACGAAGGTGCCGTCCTGCTTACGCATCACGAAGGGGTCGCGGAGGCCGCCGGCGCCCAGGGTCGGGGTGACCACGGGGGCGTTCTGGTTCAGCGGGGTCCAGTTCAGGCCGTCCTGGCTGATGGCCAGGTGCAGGCCGTAGTCGGCCTCCAGCATGGTGTTGGACTCGGTGAAGTAGACCATCGCGTACGCCGAGTCGGCGGCGTGTGCGGTGCCGGCGCCGAGGGTCAGTGCGCCTGTCGCGGCCAGCGGGACGGTGGCGGCCATGCCGAGGAACGTACGGCGGGAGGGCCCGCTCGCGTCGGAGTGTCCGTTGACAGGGTGCACGGGGGTCACGTCTGGCTCCACTTCTGGTTGTTCTGACCGTTGCAGGTCCACAGGACGAGCTTCGTGCCGTTGGCGGTGGCGGCTCCGTACGCGTCCAGGCAGAGCCCGGAGGTGACGTTGGTGATCGTGCCGTCGGTGTTGACGTTCCACTTCTGGTTGTTGCCGCCGGTGCAGTCCCAGATGACGACGCGGGTGCCGTTGGTGGTGCCGTGGTTGTAGGCGTCCAGGCACTTGTTGCCGTAGACGACGAGCTCCTTGCGGGAGGTGTACGTCCAGGCCTGGTTCTGGCCGCCGGTGCAGTCCCACAGCTGGGCGTCGGTGCCGTTGACGATGGTGTTGTCGTTGATGTCCGCGCAGCGGCCGGAGCCCGTGCCGGTGACGAGCGTGCCGTTCATGCCCGGCAGCGGTCGTACGACGATGCCTTCGAGGGTCGGGGCGCCGGAGAACGAGATCGTGTTGGCGCTGCCCTTCGTCAGTGACAGGGCGACGGAGATGTTGCCGGGGGACGAGCCGGTCGGCGGGAAGGAGACCTTCGTCGACGTCTGGCCGTTGACGGTGAGCGTGCCGACGCGGGCCGTCGACGTGTTGTTGGTGTAGGAGACGTCGACCGTCTTCAGGCCGGTGTTCCCGGCGACCACACCGGAGAAGCTCGACGTGCCGGTGTACGTGCTCGCCGACTGCTCGGTGCCGCCCGTGACCGTGAGCATGACCGAGCTGCCCGCCGGGACGCTGGTGGTGTAACTCGTGCCGGGTGTACCGACGTTCGTACGGCTCCACAGGTTGCGGACCGTCGCCGCCGCGTTCGTCAGGCCGAGGTCGGCCCAGCGGACGGTCATGTTCTGGGTGGTCGACGTGCGGTTGAGGAGGACGACCGCGCGGTTGCCGGTGCCGGAGAGGACCTTGCCGTAGACCTGGAGGCCGGTCGTGTCCTCGGCGACCTTGACGCCCTGGAGGCCGCGCGGGTCCTGGTCGACCGCGATGACCTCGGAGTTCTTGAGGATGTTCGCCGTCTCGGTGGTCATGGTGGAGAGGTCGTTGCCGGCGAGCAGCGGGGCGCCGGAGATCGCCCACAGGTTCATGTGGGTGCGGTCCTGGGCGGCGGTGAGCCCCATGCCGACCATCAGCATGTCGGGGTCGTTGTAGTAGCCGGTGTGCTGGGCCGTGGGGTGCACGTTCCGGTCGTAGTTCGTCAGCATGTTGCCGTACGTGAAGGTCTGGCCGTGGTAGAAGATGTCCGTGTTCGTCCGCCACATCGGGCCCATGCCCGGTGCCCAGTTCCAGGGGTTGGAGTAGCCCCAGTTGCACAGGGAGAGGGCGAGGGGGCGGCCGGTGGTGGCGGTCGCGGTGGCCACGGCGTCGCTGATCGCCTGGTAGGTCGTCTTCGGGTCGAGGCCCTCGGCGTCACCGCCGCACCAGTCGACCTTCACGAAGTCGAAGCCCCACTTGGAGAACTGCGTCATGTCCTGGACGTAGTGGCCCTCGCTGCCACTGCCGGGCGCGGCGGGGCGGCCGGTGGGGAAGTAGTAGCCGCAGCCGTCCTTGCCGGCGTCGGTGTAGATGCCCGCCTTCAGGCCCTTGCTGTGGATGTAGTCGGCGATGGCCTTCATACCGCCTGGCCACTCGGCCTCGTCGATGGTGATGTTGCCCGCGCTGTCGCGGGTGCCCTGCCACCAGCCCTCGTCGATGTTGATGTACTCGTAGCCGGCCTCCGGCAGCCCGGCCGCGACGAACGCGTCGACCTGCTGCTTGATCACGTTGTAGTCGACCTTCGCGGCGAAGGCGTTCCAGGAGGCCCAGCCCATCGGGGCTTCGGGGACAGGTATTTGACGTTCCGTCACCGCGACTGGCGCGGCGTCGATTTGAGTGAGGGGCGCGGGTGCCGGCGTGCCGGTCGCCGTCGGCTGTGCGAAGAGCAGGGCGGCCGTCGCGGCGGTCGCGAGGGCGAGCGCGCGTACGGCGGCGGATCTGCAACGGCGCCTGAGCTCATGGGAGTTGGCGCGGGGAGGGGGGTACATGCGGCTCCTTCGATGGATATCCGGGTCGATATCTCGAACAAGGATCGGCTCGCCGAACGTATCGGCTGGCCGAAAGTAGAGCCGGGGGAGGTGGAAGTCAACGGGTGTGACAGAGACGGCTTTGAAACAGATGCCGCTTGTAGGATTCCAGGCCCCGTGGCCACATTCCACCAGTGATGGTCACGCGTGAGCAGCACGGTCACTGGTCGCGATGACCCGTTACCGGCACTCGGCTCAGCAGGCTGCCACCATGCTGAGATGGCCCACGACATAGTGTTCTTCCTCGCTCCGGACGACGAGAGTGCCGCTGCGACGCGCCTGCAGGGACCTGGTCGGGCGTTTGAGTCTGTGACCTGCCGTTTCATAGAGCCGGACAGTGCCATCGCGGAGTGGGACATGTACTTCGAGGAGCCCTCTGCCGAGATCCCGCCGATTGAGCAGCTCCTTCGGTGGTCGTGGCCGGAGTGGGTCACTGCCCCCTTGAACGATGGCGTTGAGGTGTTCGCTCTGCCGCCGCGGTTGATCCGGGCGTTGGCCGACGCCACTTCCACCGAGCTGGAGGAGCTTGCAGATCGCTGGACCGCGAGGCTCAGGTCTGCCGACGGGGACGAAATGACCGACGATGATCTGCTGGCGGTCCTGCGGGGAGTGGCCCGGCTGGCGGCGTCTGCGGTTGACACGGGTGGTGGCCTCTACAGCTGGAGCTTCTGATCGCCCGGCGAACCTCTTCTTGAGCAACGGGATCGCTGTCTCCGCCGGGCAATCCAGGAACGAGAACCGTCGAGGTCGGAGACGCGGCAGATGACACGGGTCGTGGGAACCCACACCGCTGAAGCGGTCGCTGCGGACAACGACGTGAACATGTCCGGCGATACAGCAGGGCATTCGTTGGTGCCGGCGTAGGGCGGCCTCTCTCAACACCACGACACCGAGCCCTTGTCGGGCCCGGCGCCGGGTTTCGGCGGCCGGTTTCATGACGGGAACACAGACGCGCCGAGTCGGAGAGGCGGGTCGCCTCTCGTGGGGGCTACTTCCTGTAACCCGTCACCTTCGCGATCCACTTGATGAAGTCGGCCGCGTCCTCGTTCGCGCCGTGGCCGCCGTCCCAGTACATGAAGGCGTTGACGTCGTCGCCGAGGTTCTCCAGGCGGGCGGCGAGGTTGCCGACGACCGAGAGCGAGGTGTCGCTGTCCTTGGTGCCGACGCGGATCCACCAGTGCTTGGCCCGCCGGGGGTTGGCCTTCGCGAGGAACGGCATCGGGTTCATCAGGGTCAGCGTCTCGGCCAGGTCGCTGTCGAGCCGCGCGCCGGCGCTGCCCTCGTGACGGAGGCTGTAGAGCGTGAAGTGGCGGGCCTCGGTGGTGCCCTCGCCGAAGAGGTTGTTCTCACCGGAGGAGAGGTCGAAGGCGTCGAAGGCGGGGGTGTCCTTCTTCCGGGCGCCCACGTGTGTGAGGAAGTCCTCCCAGGAGAAGGCCGCCCTGCCGCCGGACCAGGTGATGAAGGTGTTGCTCGCCAGGTACGTCGTCCGGTCCGCGTCCGACAGCGCGGCCAGGTACTTGGTGGCCGACGGCTCCAGGAACGTCTTCACCAGGTACTCGTCGAGGTTCCGTACGGTGAGCGTGCCGAGGCCCTTGGCCTTCAGCTTCAGGGAGGCCTGGTAGTCGGCGAACGCCGTCTTCAGCTCCTTGGACACCGTCCGGTCGACGAGCGAGCCCGAACCGAGCTTGTTGGCGCCCCAGTTCCACTCGTACGCCATGTCCGCGTGCTCCAGATCGGTGATCGGGCACCAGTCGCCGCTGGCGAAGATCGCGTCGGAGGCGTCCGCCGCACCGATCTCCTTCAGATACGCGTCGTACAGCGGGCTGTCGCCGGACGCGCCGAGCAGCGCGGACAGCGCACCCCCCGCACTGGTCCCGGACGACACGATGCGGTCGGTGTCGCCGGGGATCCGGCCCTTGTTGAACCGCAGGTACCGCACGGCCGCCTTGAGGTCCACGATCGCGGCCGGCGCGACACCGTAGTACGTCCCGTCCGAGTCGACGAGGGTACGGCCGCGCGCCCCCGGCTCGACCACGACGTACCCGGCCGCGAGCGCGAGCTGCGCGTTGCTGACGGCTTGGCCCCGCTGGTCGAGCTGGCCGTTGCCGCCGGACTCGACCTCACCGGAGCCGCTTCCGTTGGAGGCGGAGGCGGAGGAGGAGTCGCTGGGCGCGGAGGCGGAGGTCGAGGCGGAGTCGCCGGGCGCGCCGCCGCCCGGCATCCCGGTCATGCCGCCACCGCCGACCCCGGTGGCCTCGGCGACCGACGAAGGCATGTAGCCGCCCACCGCATTCGCGAACAGAATCGGCGCGTCGGTGGCATCGACCGTCGTCCCGTCGATCTCCACGGGGACGCTGACGTTCAACGACTGGTACGTCTCGTCGACCGGCTTCGTGACGTACGTGATCGCCTTGTAGAAGTGGTACTTCACCGCCACGTCACCGTCGTCGGTCGTGATCGTCGTCGTCAGCTCGGTGTAGTCGTCCTTGTCGAAGGTCAGGGCGCCGGAAGCGGTGGAACCGGAGGACTTGGCGGAGCTCCCGCCCGACGCCTGCGCGCTGAGGGCGAAGCCGCCGATCGCCGCGACACCCGCCGTCGCGCCGAGCCCCATGATCATGTTCCTGCGCTTGACCGCCCTGTGCTTCACGGCGCCCACTCCTTCGCTCGCGTCCTCTGCTTGTTTCTGCTTGCGAACGTAATTCTGTGTCCGCAAAATCGTCAACAATTCTGGCGGATTCATCGTTGACGCACAGAGGCTCACAGGCGGCGCACAGCCGCTAGCGTTCCGTCGCCCGCTCGCGTCCCCAGGCGGCCAGCGGCTGGAGCGCGTCGTTGAGGCGCGTGCCGCCCTCGGTCAGTGAGTACTCGACGCGGGGTGGCACCTCGTCGTAGGAGACGCGGCGCACGACGCCGTCCGCTTCCATCTCGCGCAGATGAGAGGCCAGCACCTTCTCGGTGATCCCCGGAACCAGTCGACGCAGCTCGCCGAAGCGGCGGTAGGGCTGCTCGTGGAGCGCCCAGAGGATCAGAACCTTCCACTTCCCGCCGATCACCTCCATCGCGGTGTCGATCCCGCAGACGTGTCCGTCTGGTGCACCCGGCCGGTTCAGCGTCGTCATGCCCCACCCTTCTGGCGTGCTCGCTCACCTCAGGGTAACCACCCACTCCGAAGTGCGTACTTGAGCATCTCCGGGCGTGTGACCAGCCTGATCGGCATGACACAGAAGACCGTTGAAAAGACCAAGACCGTTGAAAAGACCCCCGTCACGTTGCTGGGCCTCGGTGCGATGGGGACCGCGCTGGCCCGCGCCTGGCTTGCCGCCGGCCATCCGCTCACCGTCTGGAACCGCACCCCTGCCCGTGCCGAGACGCTCGCCGCCGACGGTGCGAGGGTCGCGGCCGACGCCGCCGAGGCGGTCTCGGCCAACAACCTGGTTGTCGTCTGTCTCTTGGACGACGCCTCCGTCGACGAGGTGCTCGCCGGCACCGACCTGGCCGACCGGGACCTGGTCAACCTGACCACCAGCACCCCTGCCCAGGCCCGCGCCCGCGCCGCGTGGGCCCGTGAGCGAGGCGCCCGCTACCTGGACGCCGGGATCATGGCCGTCCCTCCGATGGTCGGTGTCCCGGAGGCCGGAGGCTACGCCTTCTACAGCGGCTCGCGAGAGCTGTTCGAGCGGCACCAGGAGACCTTGGGCGTTCCGGTCGGCACCACCTACGTCGGCGAGGACGCGGGCTTCGCGGCCCTGCACGACGTGGCCCTGCTCAGCGCCATGTACGGGATGTTCGCCGGTGCCGCCCACGCCTTCGCCCTGATCCGCAAGGAGGACATCGACCCCGCGTCGCTCGCCCCGCTGCTCGCCGACTGGCTCGTCGCGATGGCCCCGGCGGTGCACCAGACCGCCGACCGGCTGCGGAGCGGTGACTACACCGAGGGAGTCGTCTCCGATCTCGCCATGCAGGTGGCCGGCACGCCGACCTTCCTGAACACCGCCGAGCAGCAGGGCGTCAGCCCGGAACTGCTCAGCCCCTACTTCGGGTTGATGCGCCGCCGCCTGGCCGAGGGCGGTGGCAAGGAGGACCTGACGGGTGTGATCGACCTGCTGGTGCGCTGACCGGCCGCTGTCACAGGTCGTCGGCAAGCCTGGCCAGGAAAGCGGTGCTTGGTGAGAGGCGGAGTCGACGTCGACCCGGTAGCAGGGGAAGGCACGGCAAGGCGCTCGACCGGGAGAACCCGGCCGAGCGTCTGTCGCAGTCGTATGCCGTTACGCCGGCTCTGTCATGTCGGCTACTCCGTCGCCGTCCGCCGCCGCGAAGCCCTCATCGCCTCGTCCACGTCCCTCAGCGGCCGCAGCCGGTACGTGTACGCGTAGTCGCGGTCGGCGAAGAGCTTGTACTCGTCGTGGGTGTGGGCGCCCCAGCTGTTGTCGCCGCCGACGCCCATCTGGCGGTGGTTGACGCGGAGGACGACGGTGTCGCGGGGGGTGAGGTGGTAGTCGTGGCGGAGGCCTGTCGACAGGTCCTCCGGGGTGAAGAACGAGGCGTTGACCTCGAGCAGGGGTTCGGCGGAGACCAGTAGGCCCATCCCGTCGCGGTCGGTCAGGGCCGCCCAGCGGACGTCGGTCTTGTTGCCGTTCTCCTGGGGGCGGATGTAGGCGGACCACTGCTCGGCGACCGTGCCGGAGTAGAGGCCCACGTCGGTGCCGTTGTTGCGGTCCCAGTGGTTCTCCTCCGGGCCGCGGCCGTAGTAGTGCAGGCGGTCGAGGCGGCGGGGGAGGCGGAGGAGGGTGCCGACCTCCGGGATGTAGGGGAGGGAGGCGGCCCCCGGATGAAGGGTGTTGTCGACCTTGATCTCGGCGTTGCCGAAGATCGTGTAGGTCGTGGTGTACGTGGACTCCACCGTCGTCGGGAGCGTGCCGCTGACCTTGATCTCGACGGCCCGCTTGCCCAGGGCCCGCACGGTCACGTCCGTCACCTCGCGGTGGGCGCCCGCGTCCCGCCAGGTCTGGTTGCGGGTGTGCTGCCCGTTGCCGTGGTCGTTGTCGGTGGGGGCCCGCCAGAAGTTCGGCGCGGGGCCCGAGTCGATCAGGCGGACGCCGCCCGCCTCGTACGAGGTGATGGTGCCGCTCGTCCTGTCGACGGTGACGGAGAAGCCGCGCCCCCTCGGCCCCTTGCCGGTGACGGTGATCTCGTCCGACCCGTCCCTGTACGTCAGCGTCGGGACGTCCGCCAGCGGTACGGGTGTCACCGCCGGGCTGCCCGCGTCGACGGCCAGCTGCTGCTTGGCCACCTCGAAGCCGGCCCTGGCCCAGGGGGTGCGCTCCTTGGTGGTGAAGGAGAGCTGGAGGAAGTACTCGGTGCCGGGCGCGGGGGAGGACGGGAGGCGGAAGGGGACGGTGATGTCCTTGGTGGAGAGGGGCGGTACGTCGAGCTGGGCGCGGGTGAGGCGGCCGCGCTGGACCACCTTGCCGTCGGCGACCAGCGACCAACCGCCGTCGAACTCTCGGAGGTTGGTGAAGAGGTACTCGTTGGTGAGGGTGACCGACTTCGACGTCAGGGTGTCGCCGTCGGTGGCCGGGGTCGCCTGGATCGCCTGGTAGATCTGCTTGACCTCGGCCGCCTTGCCGGTGTGGCCCCGGTCGGCCTTGACGATGCCGTCCGCGACGAAGGCCCCGTCGTTGGGGTTGTCGCCCCAGTCACCGCCGTACGCGAAGAACGAACGTTCCTTCTCGGACCCCTTCGTCTTCCGCTCCTCGACCTCCACCGTCGCCGCGTCGAACCAGAACCGCACGCCCTCGTCCCCCGGGCCACGGCTGCCGGAGGCCAGTTCCGTCGCGCTCAGCGCCCGTGCGTACACCCGGGCCCGCCGTATCGTGCCGCTGAACTCGCGGGTCGGGTTGTCGGTGTCGGTGCCGAGCGCGAGGGGCGCGGTGTTGACGCTGGGCCGCCGGGTGGTGGTCCGGGTGGCCTTCACCTCGCCGTCGACGTAGAGGGTGAGGGACCCGGCGTCGGCGTCGAAGACACCGGCGATGTGGTGCTCGCTCCCGGTCCAGCCGTCGGCCGGGAGGGCCCAGCTCGCGCTGACCCACTGGCCGCCGCCGTGGATGAAGAACTCGATGCTCTGGTTGCTCTGCTTCAGCGCGTACTGGGTGTCGCCCTTGGCGAGGATCGGCTGGTGGGAGCCGGTGACGTGCGGGGTGACCCAGGCCTCCAGTGTCAGGGAGCCGGTGAGGTCGAGGGCCGGGTCGCGGGGGAAGCCGGTGGCGCCGGAGACGCCCTTGTCGCGGTCGAACCTGGCGGCGGCGGTGAGGAGTTGGCCTTGCAGCCCGCTCGGACCGGCCTCCGTGAGCAGCTGCCGCCTCGGGATCGGCCAGGTCAGCGACTGGTCGACGAAGTCCCAGATCCAGCCGCCCTGGAGGACGGGGTAGCGCCGGATGATGTCCCAGTACTTCTTGAAGTTGCCGGTCGAGTTCCCCATCGAGTGCGAGTACTCGATCATCACGTACGGCCGCGTGTCCGAGGTGTCCTTCGCCCGCTGCTCGACCCGCTGTGGGCTGTCGTACATCTCCGAGCGGATCTGGCTGATCGTCGGCCGGTCGTCGCCCTCGTACTGGATGACGCGCGTCGGGTCGTACGACTCGATCCAGTCGCGCATGGCGACGAAGGTGGAGCCGCCGCCCGCCTCGTTGCCGAGGGACCAGATGACGACGGAGGCGTGGTTCTTGTCGCGGTGGACCATGTTCCGGGCGCGGGCCACGCAGGCCGTGGTCCAGTCGGCGTGGTTGCCGGGGTAGCGGTCCCGGATGCCGTGTGTTTCGAGGTTCGTCTCATCGACGAGGTAGAGGCCGTACTCGTCCGCCAGTTCGTACCAGAGCGGGTTGTTGGGGTAGTGGGAGGTGCGGACGGTGTTGATGTTGAGCCGCTTGATGATCCCGATGTCCTCGACCAGGTCGGCGCGGGTGAGCGCCATGCCCCGGTCCGGGTGGATCTCGTGCCGGTTGGTGCCCCGGAAGGAGACCGGCCGCCCGTTGATCCGCATCAGCCCGTCCCTGAGCGCGAACTCGCGCAGGCCGACGCGGTGGGAGAGGGTCTCGACGACCTTGCCGCGCGGATCGCGCAGGCGGAGCACGGCCGTGTAGAGGGTCGGATGCTCGGCGGACCAGAGCTCGGGGGAGGGGACGGACCTGGCGGCCTGTACGGTCACGTCCTCGCCGACGGCGGAGGCGCCCACGGCGACGGACTGGACGAGGGGGCGCGACCAGACCGCGTGGCCGCGGGCGTCGTAGAGCTGGGTCTCGACGGAGTACGAGCCC from Streptomyces sp. DSM 40750 includes these protein-coding regions:
- a CDS encoding winged helix-turn-helix transcriptional regulator produces the protein MTTLNRPGAPDGHVCGIDTAMEVIGGKWKVLILWALHEQPYRRFGELRRLVPGITEKVLASHLREMEADGVVRRVSYDEVPPRVEYSLTEGGTRLNDALQPLAAWGRERATER
- a CDS encoding NAD(P)-dependent oxidoreductase, yielding MTQKTVEKTKTVEKTPVTLLGLGAMGTALARAWLAAGHPLTVWNRTPARAETLAADGARVAADAAEAVSANNLVVVCLLDDASVDEVLAGTDLADRDLVNLTTSTPAQARARAAWARERGARYLDAGIMAVPPMVGVPEAGGYAFYSGSRELFERHQETLGVPVGTTYVGEDAGFAALHDVALLSAMYGMFAGAAHAFALIRKEDIDPASLAPLLADWLVAMAPAVHQTADRLRSGDYTEGVVSDLAMQVAGTPTFLNTAEQQGVSPELLSPYFGLMRRRLAEGGGKEDLTGVIDLLVR
- a CDS encoding subtype B tannase, which gives rise to MGLGATAGVAAIGGFALSAQASGGSSAKSSGSTASGALTFDKDDYTELTTTITTDDGDVAVKYHFYKAITYVTKPVDETYQSLNVSVPVEIDGTTVDATDAPILFANAVGGYMPSSVAEATGVGGGGMTGMPGGGAPGDSASTSASAPSDSSSASASNGSGSGEVESGGNGQLDQRGQAVSNAQLALAAGYVVVEPGARGRTLVDSDGTYYGVAPAAIVDLKAAVRYLRFNKGRIPGDTDRIVSSGTSAGGALSALLGASGDSPLYDAYLKEIGAADASDAIFASGDWCPITDLEHADMAYEWNWGANKLGSGSLVDRTVSKELKTAFADYQASLKLKAKGLGTLTVRNLDEYLVKTFLEPSATKYLAALSDADRTTYLASNTFITWSGGRAAFSWEDFLTHVGARKKDTPAFDAFDLSSGENNLFGEGTTEARHFTLYSLRHEGSAGARLDSDLAETLTLMNPMPFLAKANPRRAKHWWIRVGTKDSDTSLSVVGNLAARLENLGDDVNAFMYWDGGHGANEDAADFIKWIAKVTGYRK
- a CDS encoding glycoside hydrolase family 2 TIM barrel-domain containing protein translates to MHHPHPHPVSRRRLLEGGAALLGALALPGGDAYAAPRSGTKADATPEWSGNIALFQVGAEPPHTTLMPYADVRQAIKADRTRSPYRLSLDGKWKFAYADRPDDRNEDFYRTDVDDSAWDTIPVPSNWQLHGYDFPIYINITYPWWGPNGLGEEAQPPTAPTRYNPVGQYRRTFTLPKDWRAGDRRTFLHFEGVKSAHYVWINGELVGYHEDSYDPAEYDITKHLKPGTNQIAVEVYRYSDGDWLEDQDMIRLSGIFRSVYLYSTPAVHLRDFKLDTPLSDGYTAAELSVTASVRAYATGHEGSYSVETQLYDARGHAVWSRPLVQSVAVGASAVGEDVTVQAARSVPSPELWSAEHPTLYTAVLRLRDPRGKVVETLSHRVGLREFALRDGLMRINGRPVSFRGTNRHEIHPDRGMALTRADLVEDIGIIKRLNINTVRTSHYPNNPLWYELADEYGLYLVDETNLETHGIRDRYPGNHADWTTACVARARNMVHRDKNHASVVIWSLGNEAGGGSTFVAMRDWIESYDPTRVIQYEGDDRPTISQIRSEMYDSPQRVEQRAKDTSDTRPYVMIEYSHSMGNSTGNFKKYWDIIRRYPVLQGGWIWDFVDQSLTWPIPRRQLLTEAGPSGLQGQLLTAAARFDRDKGVSGATGFPRDPALDLTGSLTLEAWVTPHVTGSHQPILAKGDTQYALKQSNQSIEFFIHGGGQWVSASWALPADGWTGSEHHIAGVFDADAGSLTLYVDGEVKATRTTTRRPSVNTAPLALGTDTDNPTREFSGTIRRARVYARALSATELASGSRGPGDEGVRFWFDAATVEVEERKTKGSEKERSFFAYGGDWGDNPNDGAFVADGIVKADRGHTGKAAEVKQIYQAIQATPATDGDTLTSKSVTLTNEYLFTNLREFDGGWSLVADGKVVQRGRLTRAQLDVPPLSTKDITVPFRLPSSPAPGTEYFLQLSFTTKERTPWARAGFEVAKQQLAVDAGSPAVTPVPLADVPTLTYRDGSDEITVTGKGPRGRGFSVTVDRTSGTITSYEAGGVRLIDSGPAPNFWRAPTDNDHGNGQHTRNQTWRDAGAHREVTDVTVRALGKRAVEIKVSGTLPTTVESTYTTTYTIFGNAEIKVDNTLHPGAASLPYIPEVGTLLRLPRRLDRLHYYGRGPEENHWDRNNGTDVGLYSGTVAEQWSAYIRPQENGNKTDVRWAALTDRDGMGLLVSAEPLLEVNASFFTPEDLSTGLRHDYHLTPRDTVVLRVNHRQMGVGGDNSWGAHTHDEYKLFADRDYAYTYRLRPLRDVDEAMRASRRRTATE
- a CDS encoding ricin-type beta-trefoil lectin domain protein, whose product is MYPPPRANSHELRRRCRSAAVRALALATAATAALLFAQPTATGTPAPAPLTQIDAAPVAVTERQIPVPEAPMGWASWNAFAAKVDYNVIKQQVDAFVAAGLPEAGYEYINIDEGWWQGTRDSAGNITIDEAEWPGGMKAIADYIHSKGLKAGIYTDAGKDGCGYYFPTGRPAAPGSGSEGHYVQDMTQFSKWGFDFVKVDWCGGDAEGLDPKTTYQAISDAVATATATTGRPLALSLCNWGYSNPWNWAPGMGPMWRTNTDIFYHGQTFTYGNMLTNYDRNVHPTAQHTGYYNDPDMLMVGMGLTAAQDRTHMNLWAISGAPLLAGNDLSTMTTETANILKNSEVIAVDQDPRGLQGVKVAEDTTGLQVYGKVLSGTGNRAVVLLNRTSTTQNMTVRWADLGLTNAAATVRNLWSRTNVGTPGTSYTTSVPAGSSVMLTVTGGTEQSASTYTGTSSFSGVVAGNTGLKTVDVSYTNNTSTARVGTLTVNGQTSTKVSFPPTGSSPGNISVALSLTKGSANTISFSGAPTLEGIVVRPLPGMNGTLVTGTGSGRCADINDNTIVNGTDAQLWDCTGGQNQAWTYTSRKELVVYGNKCLDAYNHGTTNGTRVVIWDCTGGNNQKWNVNTDGTITNVTSGLCLDAYGAATANGTKLVLWTCNGQNNQKWSQT